A single genomic interval of Labrus mixtus chromosome 6, fLabMix1.1, whole genome shotgun sequence harbors:
- the LOC132976013 gene encoding protein SLX4IP-like: MAPHKFVIKCGNFAVLVDLHVLPLGGRVDASWFTADRVKEVTGLVRDAVDQRVKLYIESLHTPRRAKQKKELPPAKSLFARGDTPNRIPVPKDKTSTVTSPESKLRN, encoded by the exons tgtgGGAACTTTGCCGTGCTGGTGGATCTCCACGTCCTGCCCCTGGGCGGCCGAGTGGACGCCAGCTGGTTTACTGCGGACCGCGTCAAG GAGGTTACAGGCCTGGTTCGAGATGCGGTGGACCAGAGGGTGAAGCTGTACATCGAGTCCCTCCACACTCCAAGACGGGCCAAACAGAAGAAGGAGCTGCCACCTGCTAAGTCGCTGTTTGCAAGAGGTGACACACCAAACCGTATTCCAGTCCCCAAAGACAAAACATCAACAGTAACCTCACCAGAATCAAAGCTGAGAAACTAG